Within Cylindrospermum stagnale PCC 7417, the genomic segment GTCACAATGACCGATAGCGATTTTAGCCTGTATTGCTACTGCCATCGGTTTAACGCGGCTTGCTGGCTGTTCTGGCTTGGCTATTGGCATTTTTTGCCCTCCATCCTTCCCCAACTTTGGCGGTAGAGGCGATCTGGCAATCTGTTGGGCGATGGCGTAGGCGGGCGGTTACGCCATCACCAATTTTGCCCCAAACCGATAAACACGGTTTAACCTTGCTACACTACATAAACATAATACAGTTATGTTACATACCGTCTCATGATTCTGATTTTGCTTAACACCGTTTAAACGCGCTGGTTTTACCCAATGCCATCACGTGCTACACAAGTATAATACACTTATGTTATACACCATAGAACTTACTGCTACACCGTTCTTATACGCGCTAATTTCGCCCCAATCATTCCGTTTTAAATTTTCTAGACAGCTTTACCCGCAAAGACTCCCTAAGTCGTCTATTTTAGCCTGTGACAGGTTTAAACTGTTTAAACGACTAATACAGCGTTTAATAGTTTTGACTTCTACAACCCGTATTAAAACCGCGCTGATAGGATTTTGCCCCAATTTCCCCCAATGCCGTTTTATACTTAAATTAAACCAGTAACATTTTTTACGTCACCCAAAACCTAATATATATCTTTAGCTTCTTTCCACCATTTATTTGTTCTATACTTATGGCTGACGTAAAAACCTATACGTCAGCCGTGGTTGATAACTACTAGCTGACGTATAAACTCACACCAAAAAACCGTCCCGATGGTTTAGGACGGTCGGTTGGTTGGGATTCTGTGGGATTGTGGGGGACGTGTAGAGGGTGTATAACTGATAATTTTTAGATAACCGTGTATAGCAATATTTGCAGATATGTCAAATCATTTTAAATCTGCAATATTTGTTATACACGGTTTAAACCGTTGCTAACAGTTTATTCCTTAGAGGGTGTTTAATTTAGTAACAATCTGCCAACAATTGCCCGTTAATTTCATCCATCAAGACAATATCCCAGATAGCAACTATCTTTCTCAAATCCATAGATTCTCTAAGGGCTGCTAGGAACTCATCAGCCAACGCTTTAATATCTTCCCTACATTGTGCAACTTTACCCGCTACCAACTGTCTTACAACGGGTAAGACGTTGATATGTTTGTCATCTAGGGTAAAGCCGTCAACGGTTTGGGGTAGTATAAACTCTGTTAGTTCCTTGGCTTCTGCCTTGGTTTTGGCTTGAAGTTCTTTAACATAGCTGTCAACATCCAAAGTAGGAGCTTGACCATAACTTTCATTACCCGTCAATTCTTCCCTATTTGGTTCATAGTTTGGCACGGTTTGATAAAATTCTGAGACAGAATCAATACCCATTTCTTCCATCAATTCCCGTTCCTTAGCTTTCTCGGTTTCGTGTTTCTGTAGTCTTTCTAAATCACGGTTGTACCAATATTCACAAACTTGGTTAGCGTCAATTACCTTACACGCTGGTTTATGCCACATCTGGACACGATTACCGTCACTTCCCACACGCTTACCTTTGACAAAAGCTAACCCAACCCAACCTACTATCCTTTGAGCCATTTCCATAGGATTCTCTAGGATTTCCTGTTCAATTTTCCATTTTCCCGTTAACGGGAAAAATAGTTTTTGGAACTTCCAGAAATTATCTAAGATAACATTAAAACATTCTTGTAAGGTTTCGTTGTTTTTATCAAAGTTATCCAACTCTAGCAAGGCATCAAAGTCAATAGTATCAAGGGCTTCTACTTTATTTCTGTATGATTTTAGGTCAACTAAATATGCTCTACCATCACCGTACTTTTTAGCCAATTCGTATTTTCTAATATCCAATTTGGGCATCAATTCCCGACCCTTAGACCACAGATAAAAAAGGTATAGACGGTTGTACAAATCCTTATCATCTGCCTTAACTAATTCTTCCGTAACTGTTTCCACACCGTAAGATTGCTTAATAGAGGCTTTACGAAGTTCCCGACGTTCCTTGACGGTCATCTCCCTTTGTTTTTTCAAGGTTTCAATCTGTGTAGGTTCTATATCATCGGCTTTGGTTGTTTCGACACGATCTACTCTATAAGCCTCCTTACAACCTTCTGCAATTTCTTTTCTGAGTGCCTTTTCTTCACTTTCGCTAGGTAGTTGGATAGGTTCGTAGTCAAGCGTAGGTAGGACATTATCACAAATAATGTGTCCTTCTTCTCTAAGACCATTTAAAATGCTTTCTCTGTAGTTGCGGTTGGTGTAGTTGATGAAAGCCCCAAATTTAGCCCAAGCCGTTGTAAACGGGTCAAAGGAATAACCACCTGTTTCTAAATCTTCCTGTAGTCCATTTTGACGTAAGTAGTCTTTTAATTCGGCTTGTCTGGTTTTCTCATCTCCGAGAATCCCATTAGCCCAAATCATCCCATTACCAACCTTACTCAAACCTTTTTTACTAATCCAAATAAATCTAGGAACAGGCTTTCTGTACCGTGCTAAAAATTGCCTAACAGTGTTAGCAGTTTGTAAACCGGAAAAAATGCCAAATACAGCGTCAAATCTATCAATATCAATACTAACTCCGGTTTCGATTACCGATGTACACAAAACTACATCATAATCAAGTAATACTTCATTTAATCTTTCAGTGCATTTGTAGGCGGGACTTTGTGGATCAGCTACAGTTTGACCATCAACAATCAAAACCTTTAATTCTGGAAATCTTTTTTTAATTTCCTCAGACAGATATTGAGAGCCATACTTGGCTTTAATCTTCTGACCTGATAGACAGAATAATAATTTTTTACCCCGCTTTAATTGGTCAAAGGCGACCTTTACCAGAGAACCGGGAGTAGTGCCTGTGAAATTACAAATCTTCCAAGGATTCTTGTACTTGTATTCATTTACAATGATGTATCTTTTCTTGTTTCCATCAATCAAACTGCAAATGAAATTAACCGCGATATCGTTTAAGTCAGCGTCAGCGCAAATTATTTTACCTCCTGATTTAATAACAGTATTTAACAACAATTTAAAATTGTTAAACACTCTAACCCGTTGCTGTTTCATGTTGGGGTCGGTCAACAAGTGCCAGATTAATTGACAAACTTCATCTAAAACAATAATCGCTCCCTTCCAACTATCAGGATTAAATCTGGCTTGGCTGAAAGGATGTAAAGAGTTGATGCAAAGCCCGTAACCATAAACTAATTTATCAATCTGGCTTTGTTCTGTTTTATCATCTACATAGGGTAGTTTGAATTTTTCACATAAAGCCCTGCCTAACTGGACGCGGTGAACAATAGCTAAAATTCTTTTTTGTTCACCCTCTGAAAACTGTTTCAACCACTCTGATATAGCCCATGTTTTACCCGTGTTTTTATCCGATTTGATAAAGATTAAGTTTCTATCAGCCGGAATATCTAAAATGCCTATTTTCTCTTTATTAATAAGCAAATCGGCATCAATCAAAAGTTTATTTAAGTTTGAAGTTCCCCACTCTATAAAAGGGATTTTAGCTTGGTAGATGATATCTAAATAATCCTTGCCAGCATTGAAAATTACATCATCAATTCCCTTTCCTATAGCACCATTCCAAGACATTACAGAAACAGTTGATTTTTGCTTTTTGATTGCAAACCCAAGACTATTTAAAGCCTTGGAAACGCCTACAACTGTTTTATGTTTTGCATCAGAATCAAAACAAACAACCCACTCTCTAGGAACATCTACAAAGTATTGCAAAGCTGGTATTAACTCGCGGTTGATTACTTTACCATTCCCATCCTTCTCACTAACTCCCCAAAGCCATACACCAGATACAGCAATTGCAAGTATACCGTGTGAAAGTAGAGCGGCTGCTTTCTTACTGCCTTCTGTAATTACTATGGTCAAGCCCTTGTCTCTCACATATTGCCAAAATCCCCAATCTTGACCGTCTAAAACCAACGGATCTTCACAGAATTTTTCTTTAATATGTCTGGGAAGTTTTAGCGCGTAAAGTTCGGTTAAATTTCCTTTTTTCCCTTTTGGGGCTTCATACTTAACAGGCTTGCCATTTTTACCCGGTCTTGGTTGGTTTGGCTTGACCTGACACCATTCTGATTCATCACGGCTGTTAATCAAATCAACCGTTTTACAAACCATCCCACCAGCGTATAAATGACCATACATACGCATTGTAGAAGCTGTCAATCCTCCGGTGTTAATGCGTTTTTCGACATCAGATAAAATGTAGCTGTAAGTAGTATTGCCCTCTACAGAAATGTAATTTAAAGCCTTGATACCGTCATCAATGCCACTAAGCTCTAAATCTTTCCAATGCTTATAAATTAACTTGGCTTCTGGATAGTTCTCTAGGAAAGTTTGGTATTTGGCTCTTAATTCGGTTTCGGTTTCGGTTTTTTTGGTTTTAGCTGATTTAATTTCCTGTAGCGGTTTCTGTACAGAATTACCTTTTATCAGCTTATAAAGCCGTTTTACAGCCTTAACTGTAAATGATTTGGCTTTACTTCCTATAGCTCTAAATTTCAGTAAATCTCGGAATTTCACAAAATCTATACAGTTTAAAGCGGTTTGTAGCGCTAATAGGTTTCCGCATATTAAACCGTGTACATCGGTCGAAACAGAACCAGAACCGGAATTAGAAGCCAAAAAACCGTAACTGTCAGTTAAAACCGAATTTTGCGAATGATTCTCATAACTGTCAGTTAAATTTGTTGAATTATGAGAAGATTGTGAGAAAATTCGCTCTTGGCTATTGCCAATTATGGTAGAATTTACTATAATGGTCATAGGTTGGGGCAAAGGATTGTAAACCCTGCGGGTAGATTTTTTTGCCCAAACTATAAAAACGCTGCTAAGATTGACTCAAGTATTAATGTCTGTTGGCGCGTTTTTAAAGCTGTTCGTTTTTACAGTTTGGGCGTTCAGCAGATTTTTTTTGTAACTTCCAGTTACGCGCTGTTTAAATGAAAATCTTTTTAAGCAAAAACTTGGGGGAGTAG encodes:
- a CDS encoding plasmid replication protein, CyRepA1 family produces the protein MTIIVNSTIIGNSQERIFSQSSHNSTNLTDSYENHSQNSVLTDSYGFLASNSGSGSVSTDVHGLICGNLLALQTALNCIDFVKFRDLLKFRAIGSKAKSFTVKAVKRLYKLIKGNSVQKPLQEIKSAKTKKTETETELRAKYQTFLENYPEAKLIYKHWKDLELSGIDDGIKALNYISVEGNTTYSYILSDVEKRINTGGLTASTMRMYGHLYAGGMVCKTVDLINSRDESEWCQVKPNQPRPGKNGKPVKYEAPKGKKGNLTELYALKLPRHIKEKFCEDPLVLDGQDWGFWQYVRDKGLTIVITEGSKKAAALLSHGILAIAVSGVWLWGVSEKDGNGKVINRELIPALQYFVDVPREWVVCFDSDAKHKTVVGVSKALNSLGFAIKKQKSTVSVMSWNGAIGKGIDDVIFNAGKDYLDIIYQAKIPFIEWGTSNLNKLLIDADLLINKEKIGILDIPADRNLIFIKSDKNTGKTWAISEWLKQFSEGEQKRILAIVHRVQLGRALCEKFKLPYVDDKTEQSQIDKLVYGYGLCINSLHPFSQARFNPDSWKGAIIVLDEVCQLIWHLLTDPNMKQQRVRVFNNFKLLLNTVIKSGGKIICADADLNDIAVNFICSLIDGNKKRYIIVNEYKYKNPWKICNFTGTTPGSLVKVAFDQLKRGKKLLFCLSGQKIKAKYGSQYLSEEIKKRFPELKVLIVDGQTVADPQSPAYKCTERLNEVLLDYDVVLCTSVIETGVSIDIDRFDAVFGIFSGLQTANTVRQFLARYRKPVPRFIWISKKGLSKVGNGMIWANGILGDEKTRQAELKDYLRQNGLQEDLETGGYSFDPFTTAWAKFGAFINYTNRNYRESILNGLREEGHIICDNVLPTLDYEPIQLPSESEEKALRKEIAEGCKEAYRVDRVETTKADDIEPTQIETLKKQREMTVKERRELRKASIKQSYGVETVTEELVKADDKDLYNRLYLFYLWSKGRELMPKLDIRKYELAKKYGDGRAYLVDLKSYRNKVEALDTIDFDALLELDNFDKNNETLQECFNVILDNFWKFQKLFFPLTGKWKIEQEILENPMEMAQRIVGWVGLAFVKGKRVGSDGNRVQMWHKPACKVIDANQVCEYWYNRDLERLQKHETEKAKERELMEEMGIDSVSEFYQTVPNYEPNREELTGNESYGQAPTLDVDSYVKELQAKTKAEAKELTEFILPQTVDGFTLDDKHINVLPVVRQLVAGKVAQCREDIKALADEFLAALRESMDLRKIVAIWDIVLMDEINGQLLADCY